The segment GTTGAATGCCTCGTGTATTGATCGATTTGGTGCAATCATTCCTACTTCAATCAGTAGCTTGTTTGCAATAGTCAAGCATTGATCCTCAATCAGAATCAGTCCTTCATTGTAGATTTCATCGGTTATTTGCATGTCAGGATTATTCGTTTGAATGCGCAAGCGATGCAAGATATCTTCACATATGTCGTCTTTGTATTTGTTCCATAACTGAATTGGTTGTGAAGGAGAACATGTGGTGATGATAATTGCGAACAGCGTTCGTATTTGGTACGCATTTGATGAAACAACTGAATTCGCAAGTGTTAAATCCCAATGAGAATCGTTCTCTAGCAAACCCAATAGTTGACATGCTTCTCGATATGTTTGGCATTGGTGGCCATTCACAGTTTTCAAATGCGCAAATGATTTTGGTCCACGTACATTTACCAACAGTAAtcgcaaataaaaacattcatcatTTCTAGGATGAACAGTATACATGCGACCTAGTGCATCAGTGGAAAACACCTGTGGCCAATCTGGAACTGGGGTTCCTTGTTTGCGACGTTGGAATTTCTTTGTTGATTGATTCCAAGTGTAATACTTAGGCATTTCAACGTACATCAGCGTCGCTGCGAATGGATCTGCTTCACACATTGCAAAGAAGCTAGTCAATGTTGTCGATGGTGGTCTCTCAGCTCGTTGTGCTGCATTAGCTTCAGTGAAGTAAACTCTTTGGCCATTTTCCAAATGCACTGCTAAATGTACAACTGTGGGATATCTTTCATGaattagaaatgaaaataatcgcCACAGTGCTTCATTAGTACTGACGTATCTGCCCATTTGGAAGTTGCTGATTTCGTCATTCGCATTTTCCGACGCAATACCAAACACAGCCATGTCGCTGCCTTTTGTGACGTACTTGcacaaatatttgattgatttGGCCGAATGACAACTCTCAACGTTTACATGTGTTTCGAAAATTCGTGATAGTAGCGGGCAGTATGGTACAATGAATTCATTTCCGATCTCAATCTCTTGATTTTGAACTTTAACTTTGATAGTTCGaccattattttcttttgaacGCCGACGATATACTGGATATCCATCGTTCCCTGTAACTGTTTCAGCAACTAACGGTCGCGGATATCGTTTTGTGCACTTTCCATCAGTCATGCAAGGCGATAATGGATTTAATGCACCGCACGGTCCATGCACCATCTGTGTCGTCACAATGTCGTGTAGATGGGGATCAGTGACTGGATCAGGAATTTCAGCTGATATGATGTCATCCACTTCATTTGAATGTAATTTGTTCAGCAACCAAGTTAGGATATGAGCATGCGGTAGTCCACGCTTCTGCCATTCCACCGAGTACATATAACAACGTGTGTCACCAAAAACTCGATACTTAGTAAGCACATCCATCATGACCTTGAGTTTTTGCTGAAATACTCTGGCGATTATGTCATGGCGATCTTGCGGTTTTTGGCCCGGTTCCAACTCACGTTCAATTTCCGTCCACTTCGGATTGCAAGtgaacgtaataaataaatcgggAGTTCCATAATTTCGCACGTACGTCATAGCGTCTTGAGCGTATTCGTGCATGTGGCGTGGGCTTCCGATATAAGATGATGGGAGAATCGTCAGACGTCCAATACTCTGAACATCACCATCTGAATGAATAGCATCACGCAAGTGTATATAGTCCTCAGATCGTAGCTTTGCCTGATTGAATCGGATGAACGCTAAACGTTCTGTCTCGACTTTGACATACATGTCGACAGCGAATTGCTGGAATAGCCGACGGCACTTCAGAATGACATTCTCCTCATGTGTACGAATCATCATACGATACGCATAGTAATTCATTGCGCttagatttttattcgttGATACGcctgaaaatgaaaaattaaatgaattgttGATGGAAACcaataatagcaataattaGTGTGTGAATATTGTACTTGTAATTGGATCGACCATCTTCAACGTGATGTCGTATCCGTCTTGCCCTTGCCAATAAATGATTGGATATTGTAACGCATCGTACAAACGATGTGTCTCGTTTACACGATGCATGATATTGCTTCTTCGCTGAACGACAATGTCTCGCGATTTAGTTGGATCGCCAACAATAATTGCAGCAACATCATTAACGGTGGGTGCATTGAATCTTCGCACATGTTCACCTGTTGGGGTACAATCCGCTCTTATGACAAATTTGTGCGTATCCGATGGCATTCGTTCCAATGCTGTTTTGAACATATTAACCACAGCGTTATTAGCGTGAAAAAATGCTTGCAACTGTTCAATAATCCGTCTCTTTAACTGTTGTGTTCCCTGTATATTACACCGCACATTCAGCTGATCCACCATCGacgaaatgaaatatatttgcagaAATTGATGCGGTTCATCTGGTGTTGGCACCATTGAACCATgcaaatgatatatttgtcCTTGTATCTGTAATTGCAAACAATCATTTGTTAAAGAATATGGTGTAACTTTTGATCGTGTGTGTTGTATCTTTTACCTTGCAAGTCGGCATGAAGCCGCCTTCTCGAATGATATTAGCTCCAAAGGAAGTCATGCGAAAGCAGTTATTGTATTCAAGGATGTGTTGAAGAAAATGGCTGGAATCGGGATCACTTCCATCGAACAATGGTTTCAGTGGCTGTGGTGGTGTAAGTAATGGCTCCAGTTTGACTTTTCCACTTGCGCAGCACAATCCAGCCGTTTCTCTTTTGAACTTTAACGCATTGCAATATCGGCATACAGTCGTCATTGgtccaatatttaaattttcatcatcaCTGTAGTTCGCAGTGGGATCATATTGGAATGCCAAGCGATTGTATGATGCCAATGATCTTCGTGTGCTCACGCGTTGTCTCAATCGGGCATtttctcttattatattttgtctttctTCGCTTAAGTTCTGTGAATACACTTGTTGCTGACTTGCATGTCTTGTGCGGCGACCGATGTTCGCACGTCGTCCT is part of the Danaus plexippus chromosome 11, MEX_DaPlex, whole genome shotgun sequence genome and harbors:
- the LOC133319018 gene encoding uncharacterized protein LOC133319018; this translates as MPRGRRANIGRRTRHASQQQVYSQNLSEERQNIIRENARLRQRVSTRRSLASYNRLAFQYDPTANYSDDENLNIGPMTTVCRYCNALKFKRETAGLCCASGKVKLEPLLTPPQPLKPLFDGSDPDSSHFLQHILEYNNCFRMTSFGANIIREGGFMPTCKIQGQIYHLHGSMVPTPDEPHQFLQIYFISSMVDQLNVRCNIQGTQQLKRRIIEQLQAFFHANNAVVNMFKTALERMPSDTHKFVIRADCTPTGEHVRRFNAPTVNDVAAIIVGDPTKSRDIVVQRRSNIMHRVNETHRLYDALQYPIIYWQGQDGYDITLKMVDPITSVSTNKNLSAMNYYAYRMMIRTHEENVILKCRRLFQQFAVDMYVKVETERLAFIRFNQAKLRSEDYIHLRDAIHSDGDVQSIGRLTILPSSYIGSPRHMHEYAQDAMTYVRNYGTPDLFITFTCNPKWTEIERELEPGQKPQDRHDIIARVFQQKLKVMMDVLTKYRVFGDTRCYMYSVEWQKRGLPHAHILTWLLNKLHSNEVDDIISAEIPDPVTDPHLHDIVTTQMVHGPCGALNPLSPCMTDGKCTKRYPRPLVAETVTGNDGYPVYRRRSKENNGRTIKVKVQNQEIEIGNEFIVPYCPLLSRIFETHVNVESCHSAKSIKYLCKYVTKGSDMAVFGIASENANDEISNFQMGRYVSTNEALWRLFSFLIHERYPTVVHLAVHLENGQRVYFTEANAAQRAERPPSTTLTSFFAMCEADPFAATLMYVEMPKYYTWNQSTKKFQRRKQGTPVPDWPQVFSTDALGRMYTVHPRNDECFYLRLLLVNVRGPKSFAHLKTVNGHQCQTYREACQLLGLLENDSHWDLTLANSVVSSNAYQIRTLFAIIITTCSPSQPIQLWNKYKDDICEDILHRLRIQTNNPDMQITDEIYNEGLILIEDQCLTIANKLLIEVGMIAPNRSIHEAFNQELNRELQYNVDTLQEFVQNNVPLLNEQQKPVYETLMQAVDNNTGGLFFLDASGGTGKTFVISLILATIRSTGDIALALASSGIAATLLDGGRTAHSALKLPLNLNTIETPTCNISRSSAMGKLLTQCKLIVWDECTMAHKKSLEALNFTLKDLRRNNNIFGGLMILLAGDFRQTLPVIPRGTPADELNACLKASPLWNIVKTLSLTTNMRVQLQNDLSAAQFSKQLLAVGNGKVPVDATSGLITLTNDFCRFVDSQLTLIENVFPNISENYQNYAWLSQRAILAAKNNDVHALNFTIQSKIDGDLVTYKSVDSITNPHDVVHYPTEFLNSLELPGFPPHNLQLKVGTVIMILRNLNPPRLCNGTRLAVKRLMPNLIEATIINGKYAGENVCIPRIPMIPTDLPFDFKRLQFPVRLAFAMTINKSQGQSLSVCGINLENHCFSHGQLYVACSRVGKPSALFVLTSDQKTKNVVYQRALQ